The following coding sequences are from one Triticum dicoccoides isolate Atlit2015 ecotype Zavitan chromosome 4A, WEW_v2.0, whole genome shotgun sequence window:
- the LOC119285114 gene encoding histone H4, with protein MSGRGKGGKGLGKGGAKRHRKVLRDNIQGITKPAIRRLARRGGVKRISGLIYEETRGVLKIFLENVIRDAVTYTEHARRKTVTAMDVVYALKRQGRTLYGFGG; from the coding sequence ATGTCTGGGCGCGGCAAGGGCGGCAAGGGGCTGGGCAAGGGCGGCGCGAAGCGGCACAGGAAGGTGCTGCGCGACAACATCCAGGGCATCACGAAGCCGGCGATCCGGCGGCTGGCGCGCCGGGGCGGCGTGAAGCGCATCTCGGGgctcatctacgaggagacccgcggcgtgctcaagatcttcctcgagaacgTCATCCGCGACGCCGTCACCTACACGGAGCACGCGCGCCGCAAGACCGTCACCGCCATGGACGTCGTCTACGCGCTCAAGCGCCAGGGCCGCACCCTCTACGGCTTCGGCGGCTAG
- the LOC119285115 gene encoding filament-like plant protein 4, with translation MDRRSWPWKKKSSDKSSNADVLQNSNQAEQEDKVPKFVQISPETYAHLTDSEEQVKVLDEKVKTLNEKLSASQSEITTKDALVKQHAKVAEEAVSGWEKAEAEASALKVQLETVTLSKLAAEERAAHLDGALKECMKQVRTVKEEGEQKLHDVVFAKTKQWEKIKAELEEKLLEFDHELIRAGAENDALSRSLQERADLLMKIDEEKAQAEAEIEVLKSTIQSGEREINSLKYEVHVVTKELEIRNEEKNMSVRSADVATKQHLEDVKKITKLEAECQRLRGLVRKKLPGPAALAQMKMEVESLGMGRDYGDNRLRRSPAKNNSFHRPMSPMSPVPDYAFDNLQHMQKENEFLTARLLTMEEETKMLKEALTKRNSELQTSRSMYAKIAGKLRTLEVQMVTGNQRKSPSNPNMDIHFDGAHSQNGSNPPSMTSMSEDGVDDEGSCTESWANALVSELSHIKKEKVAKSSVTDGSNRLELMDDFLEMERLACLPSEANGHDNAVDKVKMVDAEAAVSGLTESDGVKDLQSVPLPGTPSSKQQLSEGSPLLKLQSRLSSLLDSESPQNNAGKVLNSIRNILKDIEEEADLMNASKMVEVSESESLMNQDKRLSIGSKHSMDQEVINAILKIQDFVKSLDQEMSKHQRPSSDYGGLSEKIQQFSALVEKVLSNENVINDIIMTLSHILSETSEIKFTMLRDSTNEADSNNLDYVDKVTLLENKVQPHSSSGPCPLIPHPSSDPEIVGPNDAGFDVKTAVQMCSPEDYERLKSEKINLETELARCSEMIEDTKCRFSEMEKNLEELTSRLSASENSNSLAETQLKCMVESYKILESRKVELEKEIEVLQSKIETLTAELGDERQSHQDDLARYKDLEEKMERYENEQSSMHVEEVDDTKSKQEVEIAAAAEKLAECQETMLILGRQLQAMRPPAESMGASPTRQRMEDFLQDAAGTTEGEYAQKPSGQHDTDQEMLESENVSPLNGYKTHMTPSDADGSPSLSTNSSKRPKHRSRSSSSSSFANQLPEKQSRGFSRFFAKGKE, from the exons ATGGACCGGCGTAGTTGGCCGTGGAAGAAGAAATCATCGGACAAATCCTCAAACGCAGATGTCTTGCAGAACTCTAATCAAGCAGAACAG GAGGATAAAGTTCCGAAATTTGTGCAGATTTCACCGGAAACATATGCACATCTTACTGATTCTGAAGAACAAGTGAAAGTCTTGGATGAAAAGGTGAAAACCTTGAATGAGAAACTGTCTGCATCACAATCTGAGATCACTACCAAAGATGCCCTAGTGAAACAACATGCTAAAGTTGCTGAAGAAGCTGTATCAG GTTGGGAGAAAGCTGAAGCGGAGGCCTCGGCACTGAAGGTTCAGCTAGAAACTGTTACATTGTCTAAGCTAGCAGCTGAGGAAAGAGCTGCCCATCTGGATGGTGCTCTAAAGGAATGCATGAAGCAAGTAAGAACTGTGAAGGAAGAAGGCGAGCAGAAGCTACATGATGTAGTTTTTGCGAAAACCAAACAGTGGGAGAAGATAAAGGCCGAGTTGGAAGAAAAGTTGCTTGAATTTGACCATGAGCTCATAAGGGCTGGTGCTGAGAATGATGCACTCTCAAGATCACTCCAAGAGCGGGCAGATTTGTTGATGAAAATTGATGAGGAAAAGGCTCAAGCAGAAGCTGAAATTGAAGTCTTGAAAAGCACAATTCAGTCAGGTGAAAGGGAAATAAATTCACTGAAGTATGAAGTACATGTTGTCACCAAAGAGCTTGAAATCCGCAATGAAGAAAAGAACATGAGTGTGCGCTCAGCTGATGTAGCAACTAAACAGCACCTGGAGGATGTTAAGAAAATCACAAAGCTGGAAGCTGAATGCCAAAGATTGCGTGGTCTTGTTCGGAAAAAGTTACCAGGCCCTGCTGCATTAGCTCAGATGAAAATGGAAGTTGAGAGCCTGGGAATGGGCAGAGATTATGGAGACAACAGATTGCGACGATCCCCTGCAAAGAATAATAGCTTCCATCGTCCTATGTCCCCTATGTCTCCAGTTCCTGATTATGCTTTTGATAACCTACAGCACATGCAGAAAGAGAATGAGTTTCTGACTGCACGTTTGTTAACTATGGAAGAAGAAACTAAGATGCTCAAAGAGGCATTGACAAAACGGAACAGTGAGCTACAAACTTCAAGAAGCATGTACGCTAAGATAGCGGGCAAGCTTCGCACCTTGGAAGTTCAAATGGTGACTGGTAACCAACGTAAGAGTCCATCAAATCCAAACATGGATATCCACTTTGATGGTGCACATAGTCAAAATGGAAGCAATCCACCTAGTATGACTTCCATGTCTGAAGATGGTGTTGATGATGAAGGCAGTTGTACCGAGTCTTGGGCCAATGCTCTGGTATCTGAGCTATCACACATCAAGAAAGAGAAAGTAGCTAAGAGTAGTGTGACTGATGGCTCCAATCGGTTGGAACTGATGGATGACTTCCTAGAGATGGAGAGACTAGCTTGTTTGCCTTCTGAAGCCAATGGCCATGACAATGCTGTTGACAAAGTAAAGATGGTTGATGCTGAGGCTGCTGTATCTGGTCTTACTGAGAGTGATGGTGTTAAAGATTTGCAGTCAGTACCATTGCCTGGAACTCCATCTAGTAAACAGCAGCTGTCCGAGGGATCTCCACTCTTGAAACTGCAGTCCAGATTATCTTCTTTGCTGGACTCTGAATCACCACAGAACAATGCTGGGAAGGTACTAAACAGTATCAGAAATATTCTTAAGGATATTGAAGAAGAGGCAGATTTAATGAATGCAAGCAAGATGGTTGAAGTTTCTGAAAGTGAATCATTAATGAACCAAGACAAGAGGTTGAGCATTGGGAGTAAGCATTCCATGGATCAAGAAGTTATAAATGCCATCTTGAAGATTCAAGACTTTGTTAAGTCACTTGATCAAGAAATGTCCAAGCACCAGAGACCGTCTTCTGATTATGGTGGGCTTTCTGAGAAAATTCAGCAATTCTCTGCGCTAGTTGAGAAAGTTCTATCAAATGAAAATGTCATAAATGACATCATTATGACACTATCTCACATCTTGTCAGAAACTAGTGAGATCAAGTTCACAATGTTGAGAGACAGCACAAATGAAGCAGACAGTAATAATTTGGATTATGTTGACAAAGTGACACTACTTGAAAATAAAGTGCAGCCTCATTCATCTTCTGGCCCTTGCCCACTTATTCCTCATCCATCTTCTGATCCTGAGATTGTGGGGCCTAATGATGCCGGATTCGATGTTAAGACTGCAGTGCAGATGTGCTCACCGGAGGACTACGAGCGACTTAAATCTGAGAAGATTAATCTGGAGACAGAACTAGCGAGATGCAGTGAAATGATAGAAGATACAAAGTGTAGGTTTAGTGAGATGGAGAAAAACCTGGAAGAGCTTACATCCAGGTTGTCTGCCAGCGAGAATTCAAACAGCTTGGCTGAGACGCAGCTGAAGTGTATGGTTGAATCCTACAAGATTCTTGAATCAAGGAAAGTTGAATTAGAAAAGGAAATAGAAGTGTTGCAGTCCAAAATAGAGACTTTAACAGCTGAACTCGGGGATGAAAGACAAAGTCATCAGGATGACTTAGCCAGATACAAAGATCTCGAAGAGAAGATGGAAAG GTACGAAAACGAGCAGAGTTCAATGCATGTGGAAGAGGTTGACGACACCAAATCAAAGCAG GAGGTGGAAATAGCGGCCGCAGCAGAAAAGCTTGCAGAGTGCCAGGAGACCATGTTGATTCTTGGTCGTCAACTGCAAGCTATGCGTCCTCCAGCAGAGTCAATGGGTGCCTCGCCAACCCGGCAACGAATGGAGGACTTCTTGCAAGACGCGGCAGGAACAACCGAAGGCGAGTATGCCCAGAAACCATCAGGCCAGCATGATACAGATCAGGAAATGCTGGAGTCAGAGAATGTATCTCCCCTCAACGGATACAAGACCCACATGACCCCTTCTGATGCGGACGGAAGCCCTTCTCTTTCAACAAACAGTTCCAAGCGCCCAAAGCATAGGTCGCGatcctcatcctcttcctcattTGCTAACCAGTTGCCCGAGAAACAAAGCCGGGGCTTTAGTCGGTTCTTCGCCAAGGGCAAAGAGTGA